A region of Pyxidicoccus parkwaysis DNA encodes the following proteins:
- a CDS encoding sensor histidine kinase — protein MAHGDFVRTATSLLPRAVVAGLVYAVLAVLSDLYFYSDPARFLAFWLPAGFTLALLLRTSMRTWPAWVVTIFVTESLIQLLLHGRPAGLSLAWALADSVEPLLGASLLRAVLRRPVTLSHPREVLALVGLGALVPAMVSGLIAGAAANWWMAPDVPFLAWWTSWWLGDALGVVLVGPVFLTAFPLPRIHVRRRVELAVLLVLLAVLSLYVFSIPSMPGTHGQLTIGFIVLYAAFGFFVWAALRFGVLGVSTATGVLALIAGWNAGRGRGPFQLSSATPHEALLATQALLAVLSSLSLMLAAALRERRRVERGQRLLADASAILAESLDDKALARVARRVVPELADACVLSLRHGGPRELVPVGVAGAKEALEGLLPARAAEKPRAMAAAVGTGAHREGVQLTLPLDAQGYIVGQLALHRTRPGRAFEREDRALAEELARRCSLMIERAQLHDQLAGAVRHAQESLAQLDTVLQTALIGFAFFDSELKCLRANDAFLNLLGLGEARPEERQATELCSDLVPLLRRTLQLGEPVTERELERHSFGEERYVLVSAFPLRSAVGTAPFGAGVLVYDITDRKRVEGVHTRLLREARTAIRARDEFLTLAAHELKTPLTPLAIRMEALASRLRSDHPSEARTLEGLRAHVRRLQRLIEHLLEAAQVDTGQLSIRLAPVPLHALVRSIASSFPRLGASHLLDLETGDGEAWVLGDRLRLEEVLLTLLENAVKYSPEGGTLRVTLDVAGDEVQVSVADPGVGIPPEQRAHVFDRYFRGSNTPVQSYGGLGLGLYLCRNILESHGGRIWVESEMGRGSTFTFALPVLRASRVTERREPAAEHWAS, from the coding sequence GGCGACTTCGCTGCTTCCCAGGGCCGTCGTCGCGGGCCTCGTCTACGCGGTGCTCGCGGTGCTCAGTGACCTGTACTTCTACTCGGACCCCGCCCGGTTCCTCGCGTTCTGGCTGCCGGCGGGCTTCACACTGGCCCTGCTCCTGCGCACGTCGATGCGGACGTGGCCCGCCTGGGTTGTGACCATCTTCGTCACGGAGTCGCTCATCCAGCTTCTCCTCCATGGGCGGCCTGCCGGGCTTTCGCTGGCCTGGGCGCTCGCCGATAGCGTGGAGCCGCTCCTGGGCGCATCGCTGCTGCGCGCCGTGCTGCGGCGTCCGGTGACGCTCAGCCATCCGCGTGAGGTGCTCGCGCTGGTGGGGCTGGGCGCGCTGGTTCCGGCCATGGTGAGCGGGCTCATCGCCGGAGCCGCGGCGAACTGGTGGATGGCGCCGGACGTGCCCTTCCTGGCGTGGTGGACGAGCTGGTGGCTGGGGGACGCGCTGGGCGTGGTGCTGGTGGGGCCGGTCTTCCTCACCGCGTTCCCGCTGCCGCGCATCCACGTGCGGCGCCGCGTGGAGTTGGCGGTGCTGCTGGTGCTGCTCGCGGTGCTCAGCCTGTATGTCTTCAGCATCCCGTCCATGCCGGGCACGCATGGGCAGCTCACCATCGGCTTCATCGTCCTGTATGCCGCCTTCGGCTTCTTCGTGTGGGCGGCGCTGCGCTTCGGCGTGCTCGGCGTGTCCACCGCCACGGGCGTGCTGGCCCTCATCGCGGGATGGAACGCGGGCCGGGGACGGGGACCGTTCCAGCTCAGCTCGGCCACGCCCCACGAAGCGCTGCTGGCCACCCAGGCGCTCCTCGCGGTGCTCAGCAGCCTGTCCCTGATGCTCGCGGCGGCGCTGCGGGAGCGGCGCAGGGTGGAGCGGGGACAGCGGCTGCTCGCGGACGCGAGCGCGATTCTCGCGGAGTCGCTGGATGACAAAGCGCTCGCGCGCGTCGCTCGGAGGGTGGTGCCCGAGCTGGCGGATGCGTGTGTGCTGTCATTGAGGCATGGAGGCCCGAGAGAGCTGGTGCCGGTGGGCGTGGCGGGAGCGAAGGAGGCACTGGAGGGGTTGTTGCCCGCGCGCGCCGCCGAGAAGCCCCGGGCCATGGCCGCCGCGGTGGGCACGGGGGCGCACCGGGAGGGCGTGCAGCTCACGCTGCCGCTCGACGCCCAGGGCTACATCGTGGGGCAGCTCGCGCTCCACCGGACGCGGCCGGGGCGGGCCTTCGAGCGGGAGGACCGGGCGCTCGCGGAGGAGCTCGCGCGGCGCTGCTCGCTGATGATTGAGCGGGCCCAGCTTCATGACCAGCTCGCGGGGGCGGTGCGGCATGCGCAAGAGTCCCTGGCGCAGCTGGACACGGTGCTCCAGACGGCGCTGATTGGCTTTGCCTTCTTCGACTCGGAGCTCAAGTGCCTGAGGGCGAATGACGCCTTCCTGAACCTGCTCGGACTGGGCGAGGCGCGGCCGGAGGAACGTCAGGCGACGGAGCTGTGCTCGGACCTGGTGCCGCTGTTGCGGCGGACGCTCCAGTTGGGGGAGCCGGTGACGGAGCGGGAGCTGGAGCGGCACTCGTTTGGCGAGGAGCGGTACGTGCTGGTGAGCGCCTTTCCGCTGCGGTCCGCGGTGGGGACGGCACCGTTCGGTGCTGGCGTGCTTGTCTATGACATCACCGACCGCAAGCGGGTGGAGGGGGTGCACACCCGGCTGCTGCGCGAGGCGCGGACGGCCATTCGTGCTCGCGACGAGTTCCTCACTTTGGCCGCGCACGAGTTGAAGACGCCGCTGACGCCGTTGGCGATTCGCATGGAGGCGCTCGCAAGCCGGCTGCGCTCGGACCATCCGTCGGAGGCGCGGACGCTGGAAGGGCTGCGGGCCCATGTGCGGAGGCTCCAGCGCCTCATCGAGCACCTGCTCGAAGCGGCGCAGGTGGACACGGGGCAACTGTCCATCCGGCTCGCGCCGGTGCCGCTGCACGCGCTGGTGCGCTCGATTGCGTCGAGCTTCCCGCGCCTGGGGGCGTCGCACCTGCTGGACCTGGAGACCGGGGACGGCGAGGCGTGGGTGTTGGGAGACCGGCTGCGACTGGAGGAGGTGTTGCTAACGTTGCTGGAGAACGCCGTGAAGTACAGCCCGGAGGGAGGGACGCTGCGGGTGACGCTCGACGTGGCGGGGGACGAGGTCCAGGTATCGGTGGCAGACCCGGGCGTGGGGATTCCTCCCGAGCAGCGGGCGCATGTGTTCGACCGGTACTTCCGGGGGAGCAATACGCCGGTGCAGTCCTATGGCGGGCTGGGGTTGGGGCTGTATCTGTGCCGCAACATCCTGGAGTCGCACGGCGGGCGCATCTGGGTGGAGAGTGAGATGGGGCGGGGCTCGACGTTCACATTCGCGCTTCCCGTGCTGCGGGCGAGCCGGGTGACGGAGCGGCGCGAGCCGGCCGCGGAGCACTGGGCGAGCTGA